One region of Salvia miltiorrhiza cultivar Shanhuang (shh) chromosome 3, IMPLAD_Smil_shh, whole genome shotgun sequence genomic DNA includes:
- the LOC131015216 gene encoding receptor kinase-like protein Xa21, translating into MEKKLYCILPYAFLITITFPMLSSESKQPLSLATDQTALLSLKHTSLLLATNWTNSTSVCTWIGVTCSLRHHRVAALNLSNMALSGIIPPQLGHLSFLVSLDLTNNLFHGDLPQELSLLRRLKFISFRLNNFTGDIPPMLGQLPKLEYLSLSNNSFIGSIPKSLSNLTNLQLLDLRSNSLSGEIPKELGRLQSLQTLVVQFNHLSGAIPSAIFNISTLVSMAFTYNELSGSLPTDMCRNLPSLTGLYLSENQLSGTIPSNLSQCSGLEVLSLSYNSLSGEIPSEIGYLTSLQILYLGGNNLNGILPHEIGRLQSLVAFGAEQNEIGGSIDFNIFMNMSSLQTLLLLRNKFTGNLSRDVGNITMLTELYLSENHFTGLIPTEFGQLYHLKRLVLQLNSLSGSIPHELFNISTLRILSLVGNALSGVLPTHLCHGSPFLEHLLLGANSITGAIPNSISNCSQLTILSLFQNKFSGYIPTHLGNLRLLQRLELNNNNLTQAPSSSFITSLTNCRSLTDLSIDDNPLNGVIPASVGNLSSSLSTFYAGNCKFRGSIPVEIGNLSNLITLTLQANELSGNIPLTISHLHELQGLDLSDNMLGGSIPHAICDLFSLNTLAMSHNQFSGPIPKCLGNVSSLRNLHLDSNILNSSIPSSLWGLKDLIQLDLSSNSLNGSLPLEMSNLGAAIYINVEMNKLSGSIPRNIEKLQNLVRLSLANNRLEGSIPVSMGSMISLAYLDLSYNNLSGSIPKSLEALQHLDYFNVSFNSLSGEIPNGGSFRNFTVDSLKGNEALCGIPKFHVQICSSISNHRSKRKKVERASFIVFGVVAFISVVSLAFIIVRNKRKDKTTREVDELIFIVPERISYYELMQATERFDESNLLGTGSSCSVYKGILNNGKDIVVKVFNMQLEGISRIFDVECEILRSIRHRNLTSVISSCSNEEFKALVLEYMPKGNLEKWLYSHNYCLNMMERLNIMIDVASALEYLHHGYSMPIVHSDLKPSNVLLDEDMVAHVSDFGIAKLLCDGDSAVLTNTLATLGYIAPEYGLEGLVSTRCDVYSYGVMVIETFTRKRPCDDMFCGDMSLKRWVELSLSDIPDEVIDANLVRNLKEEMISKNMQCVSSILELALKCSADSPRDRINMKQAHAELQKIKHRFSQ; encoded by the exons ATGGAGAAAAAGCTTTATTGCATTTTGCCATATGCATTCCTAATTACCATAACCTTCCCAATGCTTTCTTCTGAATCCAAACAAcctttgagccttgcaactgatCAAACTGCCCTTCTTTCACTCAAACATACATCTCTTTTACTTGCAACTAATTGGACCAACTCCACCTCCGTCTGCACCTGGATTGGCGTCACTTGCAGCTTGCGCCACCACAGAGTAGCTGCGTTGAATCTCTCCAACATGGCTCTCTCTGGCATCATTCCACCGCAGCTCGGACACCTCTCCTTCCTCGTCTCCCTCGACCTCACCAACAACCTTTTCCATGGAGATTTGCCACAGGAACTGTCTCTCCTTCGCCGTTTGAAGTTCATATCTTTCCGACTCAACAACTTCACCGGAGACATCCCTCCGATGTTGGGTCAGTTACCAAAATTAGAGTACTTGTCTTTAAGCAACAACAGCTTCATAGGTTCCATCCCAAAATCCCTCTCAAACCTCACAAACCTACAACTTCTTGACTTAAGATCCAATTctctaagtggagaaattccaaaaGAGTTGGGAAGACTTCAAAGTCTACAAACTCTAGTTGTTCAATTCAATCATCTCTCCGGTGCTATACCATCAGCCATATTCAACATCTCGACCCTTGTATCTATGGCCTTCACATACAATGAATTGAGTGGAAGTCTTCCAACAGACATGTGCCGTAATCTTCCATCTCTAACTGGGCTTTATCTTTCTGAGAATCAATTGAGTGGCACGATTCCCTCAAATCTATCCCAATGTTCAGGGCTTGAGGTGTTGAGCCTCTCTTACAACTCTTTAAGTGGGGAGATACCTTCAGAAATCGGCTACTTAACATCGCTTCAGATTCTATATCTTGGTGGTAACAATTTGAATG GAATACTACCACATGAGATTGGCCGTCTTCAGAGTCTGGTTGCTTTTGGTGCTGAACAGAATGAGATTGGGGGCTCAattgatttcaatattttcatgaatatgtCTTCTCTGCAAACCTTATTACTATTGCGTAACAAATTCACGGGGAACCTTTCAAGGGATGTCGGGAATATTACCATGCTAACAGAGTTATACCTCTCGGAAAACCATTTTACAG GGCTTATTCCCACTGAATTTGGCCAACTTTACCATTTGAAGAGATTAGTACTACAATTGAACAGCTTGAGTGGTTCGATTCCACATGagctctttaacatttcaactctTCGGATTCTTTCACTTGTCGGCAATGCTCTGTCAGGGGTTCTTCCAACCCATTTATGCCATGGTTCTCCCTTTCTTGAACATCTTCTTCTTGGCGCAAATTCTATCACCGGGGCAATACCCAACTCCATCTCTAACTGTTCTCAACTCACAATTCTCTCACTTTTTCAAAACAAATTCAGTGGTTATATACCTACTCATCTCGGCAACCTAAGACTTCTTCAAAGACTTGAACTGAACAACAACAATCTTACCCAGGCACCATCTTCTTCCTTCATTACTTCATTGACAAATTGCAGGTCTCTAACTGATTTGTCAATTGATGATAATCCTCTAAACGGCGTCATTCCAGCTTCTGTCGGGAACTTATCTTCCTCGCTTTCAACATTCTATGCCGGCAACTGCAAATTCAGAGGCAGCATTCCAGTTGAAATAGGCAATTTAAGCAATTTGATTACATTGACTTTGCAAGCCAATGAGTTATCTGGTAATATTCCACTAACTATAAGCCATTTGCATGAACTTCAAGGATTAGATCTGTCTGATAACATGTTGGGAGGCTCAATACCACATGCTATATGTGATCTATTCAGCCTCAATACTTTAGCTATGAGCCATAATCAATTTTCAGGCCCAATTCCTAAATGTCTGGGAAATGTCTCTTCTTTAAGAAATCTTCATCTAGACTCCAACATTTTGAATTCAAGCATACCATCAAGCTTATGGGGCCTAAAAGATTTGATCCAATTAGACttgtcctcaaattcattgaatgggTCACTACCTCTAGAGATGAGTAACTTAGGAGCAGCGATCTATATAAATGTAGAAATGAATAAGTTGTCAGGATCAATTCCGAGGAATATCGAAAAGTTGCAGAATTTGGTTCGTCTGTCTTTGGCAAATAATAGATTAGAAGGTTCTATTCCTGTGTCTATGGGAAGCATGATCAGTTTGGCATATCTCGACTTGTCGTACAACAACCTCTCTGGTTCAATTCCAAAGTCTTTAGAAGCACTTCAACACCTGGACTACTTTAATGTCTCTTTCAATAGTTTGagtggagaaattcctaatggaggttcttttagaaacttcactgTGGATTCTTTAAAGGGTAATGAGGCATTGTGTGGAATCCCCAAGTTCCATGTCCAAATTTGCTCTTCAATTTCTAATCACAGATCAAAGAGAAAGAAGGTGGAACGAGCTTCATTTATTGTTTTCGGGGTTGTGGCTTTCATCTCAGTTGTTTCTTTGGCCTTTATAATTGTCAGAAACAAAAGGAAAGATAAGACGACTAGAGAAGTTGATGAATTGATATTCATTGTGCCGGAAAGAATCTCTTATTATGAACTGATGCAAGCAACAGAAAGATTTGATGAAAGCAATTTACTTGGCACTGGGAGTTCTTGCTCTGTTTATAAAGGAATTCTTAACAATGGGAAGGATATCGTTGTGAAGGTGTTTAACATGCAGCTAGAAGGTATTTCAAGAATATTTGATGTCGAATGTGAGATACTACGTAGCATTCGACACAGGAATCTAACAAGCGTCATAAGCAGTTGCTCCAATGAAGAGTTCAAGGCATTAGTACTTGAATATATGCCAAAGGGAAACCTTGAAAAATGGTTATATTCCCACAACTATTGCTTGAATATGATGgaaagattgaatataatgattGATGTTGCATCTGCTTTGGAGTATCTTCACCACGGTTATTCAATGCCCATTGTCCACAGCGACTTAAAGCCTAGTAATGTGCTGTTAGACGAAGACATGGTTGCCCATGTAAGCGACTTTGGGATAGCAAAGTTGTTATGCGATGGAGATAGCGCTGTGTTAACCAACACGCTAGCAACATTGGGTTACATAGCTCCAG AGTATGGTTTGGAAGGGCTAGTTTCAACAAGGTGTGATGTGTATAGCTACGGGGTGATGGTGATTGAAACTTTTACGAGAAAAAGGCCTTGTGATGATATGTTTTGCGGAGATATGAGCTTAAAGAGATGGGTAGAACTCTCACTTTCGGATATCCCAGATGAAGTGATAGATGCCAACTTAGTCAGGAATTTGAAGGAAGAAATGATTAGCAAGAATATGCAGTGTGTATCATCCATACTTGAATTGGCTCTGAAATGTTCTGCCGACTCTCCGAGGGATAGAATCAACATGAAACAAGCACACGCAGAGTTGCAGAAAATTAAACATCGATTTTCCCAATGA
- the LOC131015274 gene encoding receptor kinase-like protein Xa21 has translation MEIKLSCILQYAFLITITFPMLSSETKQPKSLATDQTALLSLKHRSLLLATNWTNSTSVCSWIGVTCSLRHPRVSALNLSNMALSATIPPQLGHLSFLISLDLTNNLFHGDLPQELSLLRRLKFISFRLNNFTGDIPPMLGQLPKLEYLNLRNNSFIGSIPKSLSNLTNLQFLDLSFNSLSREIPKELGRLQSLQTLNVQFNHLSGAIPSAIFNISTRVAIALTGNELSGSLSTDMCRNLPFLAGIYLSDNQLSGAIPTNVSQCSGLEVLGLSYNSFSGEIPSEIGYLTSLQHLSLGGNNLNGILSHVIGQLQSLVTFGAEQNEIAGSIDFIFMNMTSLQTLILWRNKFTGNLSRDVVNITMLTELELHMKTISQGLFPLNLANFTIWRHYTYN, from the exons ATGGAGATAAAGCTTTCTTGCATTTTGCAGTATGCATTCCTAATTACCATAACCTTTCCAATGCTTTCTTCTGAAACCAAACAACCTAAGAGCCTTGCAACTGATCAAACTGCCCTTCTTTCACTCAAACATAGATCTCTTTTACTTGCAACTAATTGGACCAACTCCACCTCCGTCTGCAGCTGGATTGGCGTCACTTGCAGCTTGCGCCACCCAAGAGTGTCTGCGTTGAATCTCTCCAACATGGCTCTCTCCGCCACCATTCCACCGCAGCTCGGACACCTCTCCTTCCTCATCTCCCTCGACCTCACCAACAACCTTTTCCATGGAGATTTGCCTCAAGAGCTGTCTCTCCTTCGCCGTTTGAAGTTCATATCTTTCCGACTCAACAACTTCACCGGAGACATCCCTCCGATGTTGGGTCAGTTACCAAAATTAGAGTACTTGAATTTACGCAACAACAGCTTCATAGGTTCCATCCCAAAATCGCTCTCAAACCTCACAAACCTACAATTTCTTGACTTATCATTCAATTCTCTAAGTAGAGAAATTCCAAAAGAGTTGGGAAGACTTCAAAGTCTACAAACTCTGAatgttcaattcaatcattTGTCGGGTGCTATACCATCAGCCATATTCAACATCTCGACCCGTGTAGCTATAGCTTTGACAGGCAATGAATTGAGTGGAAGTCTTTCAACAGACATGTGCCGTAATCTTCCATTTCTTGCTGGGATTTATCTTTCTGACAATCAGCTGAGTGGCGCGATTCCCACAAATGTATCCCAATGTTCAGGGCTTGAGGTGTTGGGCCTCTCTTACAACTCTTTTAGTGGGGAGATACCTTCTGAAATCGGCTACTTAACATCTCTTCAGCATTTATCTCTTGGTGGTAACAATTTGAATG GAATACTATCACATGTGATTGGCCAACTTCAGAGTCTTGTTACTTTTGGTGCTGAACAGAATGAGATTGCGGGCTCAATTGATTTCATTTTCATGAATATGACTTCTCTGCAAACCTTAATACTATGGCGTAACAAATTCACGGGGAACCTTTCAAGGGATGTCGTGAATATTACCATGCTAACAGAGTTAGAGCTCCATATGAAAACCATTTCACAG GGCTTATTCCCACTGAATTTGGCCAACTTTACCATTTGGAGACATTATACCTACAATTGA
- the LOC131015243 gene encoding probable LRR receptor-like serine/threonine-protein kinase At3g47570, with amino-acid sequence MILELSANELSGNIPPTISHLHQLQGLDLSHNMLGGSIPHAICDLFRLDTLVMSHNQFSGPIPKCLENVSSIRILHLGSNMLNSSIPSSLWGLKDLNSLDLSSNSLNGFLPQEISNLGAAIHINLSMNQLSKSIPSTIGKLQNLINLSLANNRLEGSIPVSMGSMINLANLDLSYNNLSGSIPKSLEELQHLDSFNVSFNSLSGEIPNEGSFRNFTTYCFKGNEALCGIPKFHVQICSSITNHRSKRKKVERASFIVFGVVAFISVVSLAFIIVKNKRKDKTTSREGDELIFIVPERISYYELLQATERFDESNLLGTGSSCSVYKGILNNGKDIVVKVFNMQLEGISRIFDVECEILRSIRHRNLTNVISSCSNEEFKALVLEYMPKGNLEKWLYSHNYCLNMMERLNIMIDVASALEYLHHGYSMPIIHSDLKPSNVLLDEDMVAHVSDFGIAKLLCGGHSFVLTNTLATLGYIAPEYGLEGLVSTRCDVYSYGVMLIETFTRKRPSDDMFCGDMSLKRWVEISLSDEVIDANLVMNLEEEMIDKNMKCVSSILELALKCSADSPGDRINMKQAHAELQKIKHRFTETAAAVRRILLALPFSAQT; translated from the exons ATGATATTGGAGTTGTCAGCAAATGAGTTATCTGGTAATATTCCACCAACTATAAGCCATTTGCATCAActtcaaggattagatctatCTCACAACATGTTGGGAGGCTCAATACCACATGCTATATGTGATCTATTCCGCCTCGACACTTTAGTTATGAGCCACAATCAATTTTCAGGCCCAATTCCTAAATGTCTGGAAAATGTCTCTTCTATAAGAATTCTTCATCTAGGCTCCAACATGTTGAATTCAAGCATACCTTCAAGCTTATGGGGCCTAAAAGATTTGAACTCTCTAGACTTGTCCTCAAATTCATTAAATGGGTTCTTACCACAAGAGATAAGTAACTTAGGAGCAGCAATACATATAAACCTATCGATGAATCAGTTGTCAAAGTCTATTCCTAGCACTATTGGGAAGTTGCAGAATTTGATTAATCTGTCTTTGGCAAATAATAGACTAGAAGGTTCTATTCCTGTGTCAATGGGAAGCATGATCAATTTGGCAAATCTCGATTTGTCATACAACAACCTCTCTGGTTCAATTCCAAAGTCTTTAGAAGAACTTCAACACCTCGACTCCTTTAATGTCTCTTTCAATAgtctaagtggagaaattcctaatgaaggttcttttagaaacttcactaCGTATTGTTTTAAGGGTAATGAGGCACTGTGTGGAATCCCCAAGTTCCATGTCCAAATTTGCTCTTCAATTACTAATCACAGATCAAAGAGAAAGAAGGTGGAACGAGCTTCATTTATTGTTTTCGGGGTTGTGGCTTTCATCTCAGTTGTTTCTTTGGCCTTTATAATTGtcaaaaacaaaaggaaagataAGACGACTAGCAGAGAAGGTGATGAGTTGATATTCATTGTGCCGGAAAGAATCTCTTATTATGAACTGCTGCAAGCAACGGAAAGATTCGATGAAAGCAATTTACTTGGCACTGGGAGTTCTTGCTCTGTTTATAAAGGAATTCTTAACAATGGGAAGGATATCGTTGTCAAGGTGTTTAATATGCAGCTAGAAGGTATTTCAAGAATATTTGATGTCGAATGTGAGATACTACGTAGCATTCGACACAGGAATCTGACAAACGTCATAAGCAGTTGCTCCAATGAAGAGTTCAAGGCATTAGTACTTGAATATATGCCAAAGGGAAACCTTGAAAAATGGTTATATTCCCACAACTATTGCTTGAATATGATGgaaagattgaatataatgattGACGTTGCATCTGCTTTGGAGTATCTTCACCACGGTTATTCAATGCCCATTATCCACAGCGACTTGAAGCCTAGTAATGTGCTGTTAGATGAAGACATGGTTGCCCATGTAAGCGACTTTGGGATAGCAAAGTTGTTATGCGGTGGACATAGCTTTGTGTTAACCAACACGCTAGCAACATTGGGTTACATCGCTCCAG AGTATGGCTTGGAAGGGCTAGTTTCAACAAGGTGTGATGTGTATAGCTACGgggtgatgttgattgaaactTTTACGAGAAAAAGGCCTAGTGATGATATGTTTTGCGGAGATATGAGCTTAAAGAGATGGGTAGAAATCTCACTTTCAGATGAAGTGATAGATGCCAACTTAGTCATGaatttggaggaagaaatgaTTGACAAGAATATGAAGTGTGTATCATCCATACTCGAATTGGCTTTGAAATGCTCTGCCGACTCTCCCGGGGATAGAATCAACATGAAACAAGCACATGCAGAGTTGCAGAAAATCAAACATCGATTTACAGAAACAGCGGCGGCCGTTCGCCGGATCCTACTCGCACTCCCATTCTCTGCTCAAACTTGA
- the LOC131015282 gene encoding uncharacterized protein LOC131015282 isoform X2: MNQYEERQMDVNVIVLQFCSLSMFRGTVKVQSRYQVTKILLNEDIPDIHEFKQRLIHSGLSTMVISNTSQSISSTVIDELEDGVTVTTIKELCENSEGGSFWICGTVVNIDKERGWFYLSCKKCYRQVEKVEKQFYCKYCNSFNESAEMKYKLIINIVDDSGSSPIILWDKEIKQVIGKSAAEVNVEGAEEFVVPKEIQDVLLQEKFMFKIKVPFGEGWAFNRAYNVLCDSIN; this comes from the exons ATGAATCAATATGAAGAACGCCAAATGGATGTCAACGTTATTGTATTACAATTTTGCAGCCTAAGTATGTTTCGAG gtACTGTAAAAGTGCAAAGTAGATATCAAGTTACTAAAATTTTGTTGAATGAAGATATACCTGACATACATGAATTCAAGCAGAG ACTTATTCATTCTGGCTTAAGCACTATGGTTATTTCAAACACTTCACAATCAATAAGCTCAACTGTTATTGATGAGCTTGAAGATGGAGTCACCGTGACAACCATAAAAGAGCTTTGTGAGAATTCAGAG GGTGGAAGCTTTTGGATATGTGGTACTGTAGTTAATATTGACAAAGAACGGGGGTGGTTTTATTTATCTTGCAAAAAGTGCTACAGACAAGTGGAGAAAGTAGAAAAACAATTCTACTGCAAGTATTGCAACAGTTTTAACGAGTCAGCAGAAATGAAGTATAAATTGATAATAAATATCGTAGACGACTCTGGCAGTTCgcctattatattatgggataAGGAGATTAAGCAAGTGATAGGAAAATCAGCCGCAGAAGTTAACGTTGAAGGAGCAGAG GAGTTTGTTGTTCCAAAAGAGATTCAAGATGTCCTACTTCAAGAGAAATTTATGTTCAAGATTAAGGTTCCTTTTGGAGAAGGTTGGGCATTTAATAGAGCGTATAATGTATTATGTGATAGTATAAATTGA
- the LOC131015282 gene encoding uncharacterized protein LOC131015282 isoform X1, producing the protein MLYGTSVLHIINQSLELRHISTKQLFMETHKLELKLIQCFLISFMHSRPFYIRYKLLVMTYVARADIIGKVASKPNPTKQITRDGKEKKTLDLTLIDIEGKTISCTLWDNYVDIFMNQYEERQMDVNVIVLQFCSLSMFRGTVKVQSRYQVTKILLNEDIPDIHEFKQRLIHSGLSTMVISNTSQSISSTVIDELEDGVTVTTIKELCENSEGGSFWICGTVVNIDKERGWFYLSCKKCYRQVEKVEKQFYCKYCNSFNESAEMKYKLIINIVDDSGSSPIILWDKEIKQVIGKSAAEVNVEGAEEFVVPKEIQDVLLQEKFMFKIKVPFGEGWAFNRAYNVLCDSIN; encoded by the exons ATGCTATACGGAACTTCGGTGTTACACATAATCAATCAAAGTTTAGAGTTACGTCACATAAGTACAAAGCAACTTTTTATGGAAACACACAAGTTAGAGTTGAAACtaatacaatgtttcctaataTCATTTATGCATTCACGACCTTTTTATATACGCTACAAACTCTTAGTTATGACGTATGTGGCTCGTGCAGATATTATAGGCAAAGTCGCCTCGAAGCCTAATCCAACAAAACAGATAACTCGAGAtggtaaagaaaaaaaaacattggATCTTACTCTTATTGATATCGA gGGAAAGACAATATCTTGCACACTGTGGGATAATTATGTTGATATATTCATGAATCAATATGAAGAACGCCAAATGGATGTCAACGTTATTGTATTACAATTTTGCAGCCTAAGTATGTTTCGAG gtACTGTAAAAGTGCAAAGTAGATATCAAGTTACTAAAATTTTGTTGAATGAAGATATACCTGACATACATGAATTCAAGCAGAG ACTTATTCATTCTGGCTTAAGCACTATGGTTATTTCAAACACTTCACAATCAATAAGCTCAACTGTTATTGATGAGCTTGAAGATGGAGTCACCGTGACAACCATAAAAGAGCTTTGTGAGAATTCAGAG GGTGGAAGCTTTTGGATATGTGGTACTGTAGTTAATATTGACAAAGAACGGGGGTGGTTTTATTTATCTTGCAAAAAGTGCTACAGACAAGTGGAGAAAGTAGAAAAACAATTCTACTGCAAGTATTGCAACAGTTTTAACGAGTCAGCAGAAATGAAGTATAAATTGATAATAAATATCGTAGACGACTCTGGCAGTTCgcctattatattatgggataAGGAGATTAAGCAAGTGATAGGAAAATCAGCCGCAGAAGTTAACGTTGAAGGAGCAGAG GAGTTTGTTGTTCCAAAAGAGATTCAAGATGTCCTACTTCAAGAGAAATTTATGTTCAAGATTAAGGTTCCTTTTGGAGAAGGTTGGGCATTTAATAGAGCGTATAATGTATTATGTGATAGTATAAATTGA
- the LOC131015303 gene encoding uncharacterized protein LOC131015303: MSPLFSFTMIPPPALRSADSPKLIWGKSEIAGRRHLPPPSNSLHFASPHRTFPPPPPRFYDIWRLQTRLPFLPLYFAAVRPQVSTAVPLTFLGSCGEFNLPLPPSPIPPPFPSPGDLPSRLPPLPTDSGGREALKTTAGYVVQPCLPFLKTRHCPCAVVGDSSASTNKAATPGSHK; this comes from the exons ATGTCACCTCTCTTTTCCTTCACCATGATTCCCCCGCCAGCCCTCCGATCTGCCGACTCCCCAAAATTGATTTGGGGAAAATCAGAAATCGCCGGCCGCCGCCACCTGCCACCTCCATCTAATTCCCTCCATTTCGCTTCTCCACACAGGACTTTTCCCCCACCCCCGCCGCGATTCTATGATATTTGGCGTCTCCAGACCAGACTCCCCTTCCTCCCGCTGTATTTCGCCGCAGTCCGGCCTCAAGTCAGCACTGCCGTCCCTCTAACCTTCCTTGGGAGTTGTGGCGAATTCAATCTGCCCCTTCCACCTTCTCCGATACCACCTCCATTTCCATCCCCCGGCGATCTGCCCTCCCGGCTTCCCCCCCTACCTACAGATTCCGGCGGTCGCGAAGCGCTGAAGACCACGGCCGGCTATg TCGTTCAACCGTGCCTTCCCTTCCTGAAAACTCGCCACTGTCCCTGTGCCGTCGTCGGAGACTCCTCTGCCTCGACGAACAAGGCAGCCACCCCGGGCTCTCACAAGTGA
- the LOC131019134 gene encoding putative receptor-like protein kinase At3g47110, with protein sequence MEKKLYCILQYAFLITITFQMLSSEAKAKQPLSLATDQTALLSLKHTSLLLASNWTNSTSVCSWIGVTCSLRHHRVSALNLSNMALSATIPLQLGHLSFLVSLDLSNMALSATIPLQLGHLSFLVSLDLSNNLFYGHLPHQLSLLRRLKFISLRLNNFTGDIPPMLGHLPKLEYLSLRNNSFIGSIPKSLSNLTNLQLLDLSYNSLSGEIPKEFGRLQSLQTLSVQFNRLSGAISSAIFNISTLVTIDLTGIELSGSLPTDMCRSNSYCAKFKLKFSF encoded by the coding sequence ATGGAGAAAAAGCTTTATTGCATTTTGCAGTATGCATTCCTAATTACCATAACCTTCCAAATGCTTTCTTCTGAAGCCAAAGCCAAACAACCTCTGAGCCTTGCAACTGATCAAACTGCCCTTCTTTCACTCAAACATACATCTCTTTTACTTGCATCTAATTGGACCAACTCCACCTCCGTCTGCAGCTGGATTGGCGTCACTTGCAGCTTGCGCCACCACAGAGTATCTGCCTTGAATCTCTCCAACATGGCTCTCTCCGCCACCATTCCACTACAGCTCGGCCACCTCTCCTTCCTCGTCTCCCTCGACCTCTCCAACATGGCTCTCTCCGCCACCATTCCACTACAGCTCGGCCACCTCTCCTTCCTCGTCTCCCTCGACCTCTCCAACAACCTTTTCTATGGACATTTGCCACACCAACTGTCTCTCCTTCGCCGTTTGAAGTTCATATCTCTCCGACTCAACAACTTCACCGGAGACATCCCTCCGATGTTGGGTCACTTACCAAAATTAGAGTACTTGTCTTTACGCAACAACAGCTTCATAGGTTCCATCCCAAAATCGCTCTCAAACCTCACAAACCTACAATTGCTTGACTTATCTTACAATTctctaagtggagaaattccaaaaGAGTTTGGGAGACTTCAAAGTCTACAAACTCTATCTGTTCAATTCAATCGTCTATCCGGTGCTATATCATCAGCCATATTCAACATATCGACCTTGGTGACTATAGATTTGACAGGCATTGAATTGAGTGGAAGTCTTCCAACAGACATGTGCCGTTCAAACTCTTACTGTGCTAAGTTTAAacttaaattttcattttaa